From Pristiophorus japonicus isolate sPriJap1 chromosome 1, sPriJap1.hap1, whole genome shotgun sequence, a single genomic window includes:
- the LOC139279856 gene encoding neuropeptide FF receptor 2-like: protein MNEEWDQNVTAQEYDSLYLNESTSYFHLQSNITYLPFYQQTSSVATVFITSYLLIFLLCMLGNGLVCFIVVRDRHMWTVTNFFILNLAISDLLVGIFCMPSTLVDNILTGWPFGSFVCKMSGLVQGISVSASVFTLVAIAVDRFRCIVYPLKQKLNMTVATIIITVIWVLAVSIMCPSAIMLQVTKLPDNVRIVRSPMKTYPYYQCYEAWPTPKMRKIYTTVLFSNIYLAPLSLIVIMYARIGITLFKTSMPVGEVSRQENRNIVSKKKRRVIKMLAIVALLFTLSWLPLWTLMMLSDYARLSHYQLRIINFYIYPFAHWLAFCNSSVNPIIYGYFNENFRQGFQAAFKFQLCSSEVKHKETYSHRVSNKFILTAQNKIGQDPVTTNSEATDDCNTIRAEKNACKRCENLVLEELDKSINNGVSL, encoded by the exons ATGAATGAAGAATGGGATCAAAATGTTACAGCCCAAGAATATGACTCACTCTATTTAAATGAATCAACTTCATATTTTCACCTTCAGAGCAACATTACGTATCTTCCCTTTTACCAGCAAACATCTTCTGTTGCCACAGTCTTCATTACCTCGTACCTTCTAATCTTCCTGCTCTGCATGCTGGGTAATGGATTGGTTTGTTTTATTGTGGTGAGGGACCGACACATGTGGACAGTCACCAACTTCTTCATCCTTAACCTTGCCATTAGCGACCTCCTTGTTGGAATATTCTGTATGCCTTCCACTCTCGTGGACAATATCCTGACAG GCTGGCCCTTTGGAAGCTTTGTATGCAAGATGAGTGGCTTGGTTCAAGGAATCTCTGTTTCAGCCTCAGTCTTTACCCTCGTTGCAATTGCAGTGGACAG GTTCCGATGCATTGTCTACCCTTTGAAACAAAAGCTGAACATGACTGTTGCAACCATCATCATCACTGTCATATGGGTTCTTGCTGTCTCCATAATGTGTCCTTCTGCAATAATGCTGCAAGTGACCAAACTGCCTGACAATGTAAGGATTGTCCGAAGCCCTATGAAAACCTATCCCTACTATCAATGTTACGAGGCGTGGCCAACACCGAAAATGAGAAAGATTTACACCACAGTTTTATTTTCGAACATTTACTTGGCCCCTCTGTCACTCATAGTCATCATGTATGCGAGGATAGGAATCACGCTGTTTAAAACCAGCATGCCTGTTGGCGAAGTGTCTCGCCAGGAAAATCGCAATATCGTGTCTAAAAAGAAGCGGCGGGTGATCAAGATGTTGGCCATTGTAGCGCTGCTGTTCACCCTGTCGTGGCTCCCGCTCTGGACTCTGATGATGCTGTCTGACTATGCAAGGCTCTCGCACTATCAGTTGAGAATAATCAATTTCTACATCTACCCCTTTGCCCATTGGTTAGCCTTCTGCAACAGCAGTGTCAACCCCATCATCTATGGCTATTTCAATGAGAATTTTCGGCAAGGGTTCCAAGCTGCCTTCAAGTTTCAGCTCTGCTCTTCTGAAGTCAAGCATAAAGAGACCTATTCTCATCGGGTATCGAACAAATTCATTCTAACAGCGCAGAACAAAATTGGCCAAGATCCTGTAACTACCAACTCGGAGGCTACAGACGATTGCAACACAATCCGAGCAGAGAAAAATGCCTGTAAACGGTGTGAAAATCTTGTTCTTGAAGAGTTGGACAAAAGCATAAACAATGGCGTTTCGCTCTGA